DNA sequence from the Chryseobacterium indicum genome:
CCTGATCTGAGAAACACATTCGTTAGTTAAAATGTAATTTAAAATCTTTAAAAACTTATGAAAAAATTTTTATTAACAGCGACTATGTTAGTCGGATTTGTAGCAATCGCTCAGGCTCAGCAAGGAAGAGTGGGGATTAATACAACTACTCCCGCTGCTACTTTAGATGTTGTCGGTACTCCTACTGACGCAACTAAGCCGGACGCATTATTGGTCCCTCGTTTGACAAGAGGTCAGTTACAGGCAAAAGATGCTGTGTATACTGCAACACAGAACGGGGCATTGGCGTTTGTTTCCTCAATTGCTGATGGTGCTGCTTCTGGAAAAGCAGTAAATATTACTGCCACTGGATTCTACTACGGAGAAAATCCATTCTTTGATGCTTCTTCTAATTTCGATACAGCATCTACAGGTACTGCCAATAATGTTGGAAAAGGATTGTATTTTCCAACTACTAACTTGGTAACCTGGACATTTAAAACAACAAATTTAGATGGTGTAACTTTCCCAACTGCTTTTGATGGCATGATTGTTTACAACAGTGGTACAGGTAATACTGTTTCAGGACAAGGTGTTCAGGTAGCTGTAACTCCTGGTTTTTATTACTTCTCTAATCCTGGTCAGTCTACAAGTATTGCCAATGGAAGATGGTTGCCATTAGGTGCTGCTTCTGCGAAATTTAATGCTGTAAATAACGCTTTAGCCGGTGTTGCAACAAACACATTGGTAGATGGTAATCCTGTTTATGCATATAAAGGACAGTTTACTACAACAGGAAGTTCAACAGCAGTAACTTTAGCTGTTCCAACAGGTCTTACTTCAATGTACGGAATTACAATCTTTAAAAAGGCTTCTACTGGAAATAAAATAGTTTTCTCTAAAGAATTATATTCTTATGATTCAACAACCGGTGCAGCAGTTACAGGTTCTCCAAGCATGTCTGTTGTTTATCCTGCAGATACTTATGACTATATTATTGAATATTTCAAATAATATTTTAAAAATATCTATATATAAAACCAATGAGACTTCTCATTGGTTTTTTTATTGATGAATTTTTTATAAATAAAATTATTCTCTATTGGAAATATAAAGACACAGGATTTTATTAGTTTCAAAACTTAAAAACGCAGGAAAATCAAATATTTTTTAATAAGGATTGATGCTTAATTTTATCGTAAATAGAATCTTTGCACTTTAAGACGAAACCGTATTTAATGAATATTTTGAGCCTTTGCGATGATTATAGATGTTAAGTATAATCAGAATGCTTTAAAATGTTTTTTATTACATGATTTTTAAAAATCAAATGCTAAATATTATTATTCTGAATTCATACTAATTTATATTGACTGTAGATCGGTGTAACCGTGATATCACCCAACTGATTAAAATTTATTTGTTGGAAAAAAAAATGCTAAAATTTATTAACTTATTGATTGGTAGATGAATAATTGTGTTAAAAAAATCTTAATCTTAATTATTTAGTTAAAATTGTTAACTTTTACTTTTGTTTTTTAACACTTTTTAACAGTGTGCCTTAAGTAGCCTGTTTATAGGGGGTTAAGAAAAATATTAACATAAAATTTCACTTTCATTAACACTTGTTAACAAATAAAGTAGGCACTTTAAAAGATTCCTTATAGATTTGCCCCTGTCAAAACCAATAAAATTTCAAAATGATGAAAAGATTCATTCTCGTAATCATAATGATGATTTCAACCCTTGGTATTTATTCTTTCAAAATGAATGCCATAGATGCGAAAAAAACAAGTTATGCATCGTACTACCACGATAAATTTAACGGTAGAAAAACAGCAAGCGGAGAGATCTTTGATAATGCAAAGTTCACCGCAGCCAACAGAACGCTTCCATTTGGAACAAACATTAAGGTAACCAACCTTAATAATGGTAAAGAGGTAATAGTGAAAGTAAATGATAGAGGACCTTACCATTCATCAAGAGCTTTAGATATGTCTAAAGCAGCGTTCGATGAAATCGGAGATACCGGCAGAGGTACAATTCCGGTGGAATATGAAATTGTCGACTAAAATTTATGATTTAAATTTTAAAAGCCAACTGATTCAGTTGGCTTTTTGCTTTGTTTTAAAGGCTTAATTCTACCAGCGCAGGACAATGGTCAGAATGTACCGCTTCTTTCAGAATAACGGCTCTGGAGAGCTTATCTTTTAAACTGTAGGAAGTAAAGTTATAATCCAGTCTCCATCCCTTATTTCTTTCCCGGGAATTTTGTCTGTAACTCCACCATGTATAATGGTCGGGTTCATTATTAAAAAACCTGAAACTGTCGATCAGTTGACATTCATTGATGAAATTCGTCATCCATTCTCTTTCCATCGGTAAAAAGCCGGAAACATTTTGTAAACCTTTCGGATTATGAATATCTATTGCTTCATGACAGATATTAAAATCTCCTGAAATAATAAGATTCGGAATTTCTTTCTTTAAATTTTTAACGTACTCTAAAAAATCATGGCAAAACTGCATTTTAAAATCCAGCCGTTCGATGTTTGAAGCAGAAGGAACATATACAGAAATGGCAGAGAATCCATCAAAATCTGCACGGATGATTCTTCCCTCATTATCATAGCTTTCAATACCGCAGCCGTATTCTACATGATTGGGCTTTATTTTAGACGCAATTCCGACGCCACTGTAGCCTTTTCTTACTGCGGAATGCCAGTAACTGTGATATCCCAGTTTTTCGAGACTTTCAATATCGATCTGGTCGTTTCCGGCTTTACTCTCCTGAATGCAGATAATATCCGGATCAGCCGTTTTC
Encoded proteins:
- a CDS encoding septal ring lytic transglycosylase RlpA family protein, whose product is MMKRFILVIIMMISTLGIYSFKMNAIDAKKTSYASYYHDKFNGRKTASGEIFDNAKFTAANRTLPFGTNIKVTNLNNGKEVIVKVNDRGPYHSSRALDMSKAAFDEIGDTGRGTIPVEYEIVD
- a CDS encoding exodeoxyribonuclease III, whose product is MKLITYNVNGIRAAFTKDFLGWLKTADPDIICIQESKAGNDQIDIESLEKLGYHSYWHSAVRKGYSGVGIASKIKPNHVEYGCGIESYDNEGRIIRADFDGFSAISVYVPSASNIERLDFKMQFCHDFLEYVKNLKKEIPNLIISGDFNICHEAIDIHNPKGLQNVSGFLPMEREWMTNFINECQLIDSFRFFNNEPDHYTWWSYRQNSRERNKGWRLDYNFTSYSLKDKLSRAVILKEAVHSDHCPALVELSL